The sequence TTGATGAAAATCGCTCAACTGACGCTTTCTTTTGCAAGTGTTGATCAATTGATCGTTAAGTAGAACTGAATCTTTTACTTTTTGCTCCACTAAGGATATGCTTTCCTTAGTGGAGTTTTTGCTTTCCTAAAAAAATCAAAACGAGCGGAGGGAATAGTTATGTTAAGAATGAAGCGTGTGTACGAAGAAGCAGAAAAAGCTGATCATTATCGTATTTTAGTGGATCGCATTTGGCCACGAGGCCTATCAAAAGAAAAAGCCAACTTGGATGAGTGGGAGAAAGAAATTGCACCTTCAACGGAGCTGCGTAAAGCTTTTAATCACGATCCTAAAAAATTCGATCAATTCAAAAAAGATTATTTAGCAGAGTTAAAAGAAAACCATAACAGCGATGAGTTTGTTGAAACGATCAGAAAACAGTTGAAAAAAGGAAACGTCACGTTGGTTTACGCTGCCAAAGATGTTGAGCACAACCAAGTGGTCGTCTTGCTCGAGTTTCTCGCTTCTAAAGGGATCGATAAAGCAGAGAAAAAGAATGTAAAAAAGATTGAACCTCTTTAAAACCAGCAGAACAGTTAAAGGGAAAGAGATTTAGCCTTTCTTTTGAGCTGCTGATTGCATATAATGAATAGAATAAAGTATAAAGGGGGATTTTATGTTAAAACGTTTTTTTAGTTATTACCGTCCTTATAAAAAATTATTTTTAATTGATTTTTCATGTGCTGTTTTAGCTGCGGTTTTAGAATTAGCTTTTCCGATCGTCGTTAACCGCGTAATTGATGATTTATTGCCTTCAGAAAACTGGGCCTTGATCGTCACTGCATCGCTTTCGCTATTATTCTTTTATGTGATCAACACAGCGTTACAATATGTTGTCGTATTTTTTGGGCATAAATTGGGAGTCAATATTGAAACAGATATGCGTCGAGAGCTGTATGCTCATCTACAAGGACAGCCATTCAGTTACTATGATAATAAAAAAACCGGTAAACTGATGGCTCGTTTAACCACTGATTTATTTGAGATTTCTGAGGTGGCCCACCACGGACCGGAAGATATTTTTATTACTCTTATCACCTTGACCGGTGCTTTTATATTGATGTTGACGATTCATGTCAAATTAGCGATTGCTACCTTTATCATGATTCCTTTCATTACGATTGCATTGGTATTTTTCAATAAAAGAATGACCCAAGTAAATACAATAATTTACCAGAACCTTGGAGAATTCAACGCAGGAATTGAAGCTTCAGTCAGCGGAATTCGTGAAGTCCAAGCTTTTGCTAACGAAGAGTATGAAGCTGGACGTTTCGAAAAACTGAATCAAGCTTATCGCAGTTCAAAAATTTTGTTCTATAAGATGATGGGAATCAGTTCTTCTTATAATTACTTTTTAATTCGTTTGATTAATTTGTTTGCTTTATTCTTTGGTGCATTTTATACCATTCGCGGAGAAATAACGTATGGAGATTTTGTTGGGTTTATTCTATTGGCTAATATTTTTGTGCGTCCTATCGAGAAAGTGAATACGATGATTGAAAGCTATCCAAAAGGAATTGCAGGCTTCAACCGCTTTACTGAAGAATTGGACAAAAAGCCCGCTATTCAAAATAAACCTGATGCTAAAGAGCTGCAGACGGTAAAGGGAGATATCCATTACCAACACGTTTCTTTTTGGTATGAAGATTCTAAAAAGGTACTAGACAATGTCAGCTTGTCTATTAAAGCAGGGGAAACCGTTGCTTTTGTCGGACCAAGCGGAGCCGGAAAAACCACACTTTGCAACTTATTGCCGCGCTTTTATGAAATCAACCAAGGAGAAATCACCATTGACGGAACAGATATCCGTGATGTTACCATGGAGTCTTTGAGAAGACAAATTGGTGTTGTTCAACAAGATGTTTTTTTATTTCCAGGCAGTATCCGCGAAAATATCAGTTATGGCAAATTAGACGCAAGCGAAACAGAAATTAATGCAGCTGCACGGCTGGCACATTTAGATCAAGTAATTGAAAATATGCCGCAGGGCCTAGATACTGTTATCGGGGAACGCGGAGTAAAATTATCAGGTGGGCAGAAACAACGGTTATCTATTGCGCGTATGTTTTTAAAAAATCCTCCTATTTTAATTTTAGATGAAGCTACCTCTGCTTTGGACACCGAAACAGAACTAGGGATTCAAGAGTCTTTAAATTCTTTAGCAGAAGGACGAACGACTTTGATCATTGCTCACCGTCTAGCCACTATTAAACACGCTACGCGCATTGTTGTCGTAAACGAAACAGGAATTGCTGAAGAAGGAAGTCATGAGGAATTAATGGCTTTAAATGGAGCTTATCGACGTTTATATGAAGCACAGTTTGCAAATTAAAAAAAATTAAAAAAGATAGCTTTACATGGGTTTGTTTAGTATAATCAGCTTATTAAAATAGATCTGTTGTTTTCAAAAAACCAACACGATGGAGGAGATTCGATGGATAAGTATACCGTTTTAGCCGGATCGCTTATTTATGGTGCTATGCTGCTTAGTTTTTACAGCTTTTTTATTCGTTCTTTTATCCATAATCGAAGATCCGAAAAATTAAAACGAACGCAAGCATCGCCTGCTAAGCGTTTTCCTTTCTAGACAGTTTGCTTGCTCAACGACTGGAATAATGCTTTTTCATCTAGCGACCCAGCTGCTCTTAAATCGGAGCTGCTGGGTTTTTTAGTTCAACTTTATGTATACTGAAAATAGTGTACTAAAAACCGAAAATTGGGAAGAGGGGATTGGATCAGATGGAACCATCAGACAGAAGAAATGAAATCGTGGCTATTTTAAAAAAAGAAAATACTCCGGTCAGTGCGACTGCTTTAGCAAAACAATTACAAGTCAGCCGGCAAATTATTGTAGGCGATGTGGCGTTGATCCGCGCTTCAGGAGTGACCATTACAGCAACGCCTAAAGGATACGTTCTGCATAAACTCTCCACAACTGAACAACGCTATTTAGGGCAGCTTGCTTGTGCACATACAGCTGCTGAAACTCAGCATGAACTTTATGCGGTGGTGGATAATGGAGGAGAGCTGATTGATGTCGTTGTCGAACATCCTATTTATGGTGAGTTAACGGGGCAATTAAACATTGCTTCACGTCACGATGCCGATCTATTTTTAAAAAGCATTCATAAGACAAATGCAAATTTATTATCAGAGTTAACAGCAGGTGTTCACTTGCACACAATCGCTTGTAAAGATAAACAAACATTTATGCGGATCAAACAACAACTGGATGAATTAGGTATTTTATATCAAGATAACTAGCTGTCTTGACATCTCTTTTCAATGCATTATAATATGGTTTATACAGGTGTCTTGACACATGTAAATTATAACGATGCAGGAGAGGTTTATATGCAACACGAACGTGTACAAAAGCTAACAATTTCAGCTCTATTAGTAGCAATCGGTATTTTGATTCCCATTATTTCTCCTGTTAAAATTATTTTAGAACCGGCTTCTTTTACGTTAGGAAGCCATGTAGCTATTTTTATTGCTTTATTTATTTCACCGATGATGGCTGTCTCTGTTGCTTTAGGAACGACAGTCGGGTTTTTGATTAGCGGGTTTCCATTAGTGATCTCATTAAGAGCTTTGACCCATGTACTATTTGCTGGGGTGGGAGCTTACTGGCTGCAAAAAGACCCTGGCCTAATGAATTCTCCCATCAAAACACAACTGTATTCACTGATGATCGGTATTCTCCACGCTGTTGCAGAAGTCTTTGTTGTAGCACTCTTTTATTTTGGCGGAACTATGACGGAAGCAGATTACAGCCAAGGTTTCTTACGATCCGTATTTTTAATGGTTGGGGTGGGTACAGTTATCCATAGTATGGTTGATTTTAGCCTGGCCCACATTGTATGGAAAGCTTTGAATACACGTCAAAGTTTTGTTGCTAAAATGACAAAGTTAAGAAATAACAATTAACCATTGGGATAGACTGAGTCCTTAATCGGAATGAAATAGAAAGACGCATAAGGCCTATTTTATTTTTTTAATAAGCTGTCAGCCCAGAAGCTAACTAGTTGTTTCCGGGCTTTTTCTGTGTTACAATGAATTATGTAGAGTTCTGTCTATGAATAAATGCAAATAACTGGGTCGCACTTCTTTATTGGGTGCGACTCTTAACTACTTGCGCTCATAGAGAGATGAAAGTTTTTTGTATTTGACTGAAGAGGTGAATGGCTTGGCAATGATGATTCCGGAAGAAACCATCAATAAAGTTAGACAAGCAACAAATATTACGGATGTTGTCAGTCAATATGTACAACTTAAAAAGAAAGGTAAGAATCTATTTGGTTTTTGTCCTTTTCATGATGAGCGAACTCCGTCGTTTTCTGTGACAGAAGAAAAACAAATTTTTCATTGTTTTAGCTGTGGTCGTGGTGGAAATGTTTTTACATTTTTAATGGAAGTGGATGGGTTAAGTTTTCCAGAAGCTGTGATTAAAACTGCTGAAATCAGCCAAATCGAGTTAGAGGAATCACTCATCAATGATCGGAACACAAATCCACAAGCAACAGATTCAAAAAAAGAGCTCCTTTTAAAAGCTCATGAAGAAAGTCTAGAACTGTTTCATCATATCCTGCTCAACACAAAAATCGGCGAGCAAGCTTTAGCCTACTTAACCGATAGAGGGTTGACACGAGAAGTCATTGAAACATTTGGTATTGGTTTTGCACCGCGGGAACGAACTATGTTGCACCAATACTTAATTGGAAAAGATTATCAACCGACTCTATTAAAAGAATCGGGATTATTTGTTGAAAGAGATAACGGCGAATTATTGGATCGCTTTTACAATCGAATTATTTTCCCTATTCGCAATCAACAAGGAAAAGTCGTAGCTTTTTCTGGTCGTATCTTTGAAGTAGACGATCATGAAGACGGCCCTAAATATTTAAACAGTCCAGAAACTTATTTATTTAATAAACGTAATGTGTTGTTTAATTATGATAAAGCCCGAGCTGCTATTCGTCGCGAAAAAGAAGTCGTTTTGTTTGAAGGTTTTATGGACGTTATTGCGGCTTGGCAAGCTGGAGTTCAAAATGGAGTCGCTTCAATGGGAACAAGCCTGACAAATGAGCAAATCCATATGCTGGATCGGGTTACCGATCATGTGTTGATCGCTTATGACAGTGACAATGCTGGTATTGAGGCCGCAAAACGAGCAGCTGATTTACTTTCTGAACAAACTGATTTCGATATTGAGATCCTATCGTTTTCAGAAGGAATGGATCCGGATGATTTTATTAAAGAAAACGGCGCAGCAGCATTTAAAGAACTGTTATCGCACGGACGTACGACATTGTTTGGCTTTAAAATGAGGTATTTTAGACGATCTTTGAACTTGGCCAATGAAAGTGAACGTTTAGGTTATATTGAGAAGATTTTAACAGAAATGCTAACCATTACTTCAGCAGTTGAGCGAGAAATGTATTTCAAACAATTAGCCGCTGAATTTGATGTGTCGCTGGACTCTTTGAAAGAACAATTCCAAAAATATTTTTACGAACAACGAAATGAACGAGCTAAAGAAACGAAACGGAATACACCTAGTAGTCCTGAAATTCGTTCAACGACATTTCCGCAAGTTCAAAACCAACGGCGTAAAATTGATTCAACGGAACGTGCAGAACAATTATTGTTGAATCGCCTGTTTCATTTTGAAGAAGCTTGGATACAACTCAAAAATTTACCCAATGAATTTCATTTTGTTCATGACGATTACCAAATGCTGTATATTTTGTATGAGAGCTTTTTAGATCATGCCCAAAGTGATACATCTATTGAAGCATTTATTGATTTTGTTAAAGAATCCAGTTTAAAAAGCAAGTTGGTTGAAATCGAACTATTGTCGGTCAGCGAAGAGATGACGGCACGAGAAATCGAGGATTACATTGATGTTATTTCTAGAAAATCTATTTTACAATCTCAGTTAAAAGAGAAGCAGGAAGCGATGACTGAAGCATCCCGAAGAGGCGATCAAGCCCAACTTCGGACATTAATGATTGAAGTCGTAAACTTATCGCGTTCATTAAAAAACAGTTGATTAAGTAAGAATAAAGTGAGATTGAAAAGGGAGGCATTTTTTAATGGCTGAAGAAAAAAAAGGACTAACATTATCTTATAAAGATGCGATAAAGGCATTAATTAAAGAATATAAACCAAAAGGAACCATTCATTACGATGAATTAACGAATCAATTAGCTGTTCCGTATACATTGGATGCTGACAAAATGGACGCTTTGATCCAACAAGTGGAAGATGCCGGAATTGGCGTAGTAGGAGACGACGGCGGTCCAACAGTGCGTCAGATGCTTGCTAAAGAACGCAAAGAAGAAGCAGAAAAACCAGAAGATTTGACTGCTCCTCCAGGAGTGAAAATCAATGACCCTGTCAGAATGTATTTAAAAGAAATCGGCCGTGTCAATTTACTGACTGCCGCTGAAGAAGTTATGTTAGCTAAAAAAATTGAAGTCGGTGACCAAGAAGCGAAGCAACGGTTGGCAGAAGCTAACTTGCGTTTAGTTGTTAGTATCGCTAAGCGGTATGTTGGTCGGGGTATGCAATTCTTAGATTTAATTCAAGAAGGAAACATGGGACTAATGAAAGCTGTTGAGAAATTCGATTACACTAAAGGATTTAAATTCTCAACCTATGCCACTTGGTGGATTCGTCAAGCAATCACGCGTGCCATCGCTGACCAAGCGCGTACGATCCGAATTCCAGTACACATGGTGGAAACCATCAATAAATTGATTCGTATCCAACGTCAATTGCTGCAAGATTTAGGCAGAGAACCAACTCCTGAAGAAATTGGAGCAGAAATGGATTTGCCAACTGAAAAAGTTCGTGAAATTCTAAAAATTGCTCAAGAACCTGTTTCTTTAGAAACTCCGATTGGTGAAGAAGATGATTCACATTTGGGCGACTTTATTGAAGACCATGATGCAACAAGTCCTGCAGAAAATGCTGCTTACGAACTATTGAAAGAACAATTAGAAGACGTATTGGACACTTTGACTGATCGTGAAGAAAATGTCTTACGGTTGCGTTTTGGGTTAGATGACGGCCGTACGAGAACATTAGAAGAAGTGGGTAAAGTGTTTGGCGTAACGAGAGAACGGATTCGTCAAATCGAAGCCAAAGCCTTACGTAAATTGCGTCATCCAAGTCGTTCAAAACAATTGAAAGACTTTTTAGAATAAACCAAGCATCAAAGCCAAACAGATGGAGTCGCATTTGTTTGGCTTTTTTTGTCGGTATTACTACAGCATACTCGCTAAAAAACTGGTATAATGAAAAAGTATGACTGAACGAACGAAGGGACGAGATACTATGTTATCATTTGAAGAAAAAAAAGCTCTTTTTGAAGAGTATCCAGAATTAACAGCTGCACCGGTTTCTTTAAATCGGATCAACTACCATTTTGAAGACAGTGCAGTAGCTAAAACGATGGTAATCCGTTTTCTGCACCCTAATGGCAATGCTTTTGTTTATGCCGGTTATTTGCCTAAAGAAGAAACAGATAAAGGTTATTTATCCATCCGGGATGCGGATGAGAAGACCATTCGTGAATTAGTGGATAAAGCCATTGCTTATTTGAAAAAAACAGCTGATGGTTATGAAGAAGGATACTCAGAATTATGGTTTGATCAAAGAGGCGATGTCTTACGATTGATTTACGATAATCCCATGTGGTCGGTGACCCTTCCTAATGATAAAATAGAAGGAATTTTTAAAACAAAAGAAGCAGCTGAAGGGTATTTAATGGATGAGGACTTTTTTAAAGGTTCATAACCTTAGAAGTTTAGAATAATTTTTATTACAAAGAAAGAAGTGACACCAACTAAATGGATACAAAAAAATTGTCGTTGCGTTTAGAAAAAGCTGCTAGCTATGTACAACCCGGAGCTCGCTTAGCCGATATTGGTTCGGATCACGCCTATTTGCCTTGTGCGCTTGCTGCTGCAGGTAGAATTGAATCAGCTATTGCTGGTGAAATTATTGAAGGCCCGTTTCAAATCGCGACTAAACAAGTGGAGCGTTTAGGTTTACAAAAAATGGTCACCGTACGTTTAGGGGACGGCTTAACGATTATTGATCCAGAGAGCGATCAGCTGACAGCTAT is a genomic window of Carnobacterium sp. CP1 containing:
- a CDS encoding DUF488 domain-containing protein gives rise to the protein MLRMKRVYEEAEKADHYRILVDRIWPRGLSKEKANLDEWEKEIAPSTELRKAFNHDPKKFDQFKKDYLAELKENHNSDEFVETIRKQLKKGNVTLVYAAKDVEHNQVVVLLEFLASKGIDKAEKKNVKKIEPL
- a CDS encoding ABC transporter ATP-binding protein encodes the protein MLKRFFSYYRPYKKLFLIDFSCAVLAAVLELAFPIVVNRVIDDLLPSENWALIVTASLSLLFFYVINTALQYVVVFFGHKLGVNIETDMRRELYAHLQGQPFSYYDNKKTGKLMARLTTDLFEISEVAHHGPEDIFITLITLTGAFILMLTIHVKLAIATFIMIPFITIALVFFNKRMTQVNTIIYQNLGEFNAGIEASVSGIREVQAFANEEYEAGRFEKLNQAYRSSKILFYKMMGISSSYNYFLIRLINLFALFFGAFYTIRGEITYGDFVGFILLANIFVRPIEKVNTMIESYPKGIAGFNRFTEELDKKPAIQNKPDAKELQTVKGDIHYQHVSFWYEDSKKVLDNVSLSIKAGETVAFVGPSGAGKTTLCNLLPRFYEINQGEITIDGTDIRDVTMESLRRQIGVVQQDVFLFPGSIRENISYGKLDASETEINAAARLAHLDQVIENMPQGLDTVIGERGVKLSGGQKQRLSIARMFLKNPPILILDEATSALDTETELGIQESLNSLAEGRTTLIIAHRLATIKHATRIVVVNETGIAEEGSHEELMALNGAYRRLYEAQFAN
- a CDS encoding transcription repressor NadR; this translates as MEPSDRRNEIVAILKKENTPVSATALAKQLQVSRQIIVGDVALIRASGVTITATPKGYVLHKLSTTEQRYLGQLACAHTAAETQHELYAVVDNGGELIDVVVEHPIYGELTGQLNIASRHDADLFLKSIHKTNANLLSELTAGVHLHTIACKDKQTFMRIKQQLDELGILYQDN
- the dnaG gene encoding DNA primase — translated: MMIPEETINKVRQATNITDVVSQYVQLKKKGKNLFGFCPFHDERTPSFSVTEEKQIFHCFSCGRGGNVFTFLMEVDGLSFPEAVIKTAEISQIELEESLINDRNTNPQATDSKKELLLKAHEESLELFHHILLNTKIGEQALAYLTDRGLTREVIETFGIGFAPRERTMLHQYLIGKDYQPTLLKESGLFVERDNGELLDRFYNRIIFPIRNQQGKVVAFSGRIFEVDDHEDGPKYLNSPETYLFNKRNVLFNYDKARAAIRREKEVVLFEGFMDVIAAWQAGVQNGVASMGTSLTNEQIHMLDRVTDHVLIAYDSDNAGIEAAKRAADLLSEQTDFDIEILSFSEGMDPDDFIKENGAAAFKELLSHGRTTLFGFKMRYFRRSLNLANESERLGYIEKILTEMLTITSAVEREMYFKQLAAEFDVSLDSLKEQFQKYFYEQRNERAKETKRNTPSSPEIRSTTFPQVQNQRRKIDSTERAEQLLLNRLFHFEEAWIQLKNLPNEFHFVHDDYQMLYILYESFLDHAQSDTSIEAFIDFVKESSLKSKLVEIELLSVSEEMTAREIEDYIDVISRKSILQSQLKEKQEAMTEASRRGDQAQLRTLMIEVVNLSRSLKNS
- the rpoD gene encoding RNA polymerase sigma factor RpoD; its protein translation is MAEEKKGLTLSYKDAIKALIKEYKPKGTIHYDELTNQLAVPYTLDADKMDALIQQVEDAGIGVVGDDGGPTVRQMLAKERKEEAEKPEDLTAPPGVKINDPVRMYLKEIGRVNLLTAAEEVMLAKKIEVGDQEAKQRLAEANLRLVVSIAKRYVGRGMQFLDLIQEGNMGLMKAVEKFDYTKGFKFSTYATWWIRQAITRAIADQARTIRIPVHMVETINKLIRIQRQLLQDLGREPTPEEIGAEMDLPTEKVREILKIAQEPVSLETPIGEEDDSHLGDFIEDHDATSPAENAAYELLKEQLEDVLDTLTDREENVLRLRFGLDDGRTRTLEEVGKVFGVTRERIRQIEAKALRKLRHPSRSKQLKDFLE